A single region of the Serinus canaria isolate serCan28SL12 chromosome 1, serCan2020, whole genome shotgun sequence genome encodes:
- the RFC3 gene encoding replication factor C subunit 3: MSLWADKHRPGALGRLDFHREQAARLRNLVQCGDFPHLLVYGPSGAGKKTRIMCLLKELYGAGVEKLRIEHQSITAPSKKKIEISTIASNYHLEVNPSDAGNNDRVVIQELLKTVAQSQQLETSTQRDFKVVLLTEVDKLTKDAQHALRRTMEKYMATCRLILCCNSMSKIIGPIQSRCLAVRVPAPSTEDICHVLSSVCKKEGLTLPQELAQRIAEKSGRNLRKALLMCESCRVQQYPFTADQDIPEMDWEIYLRETANAIVGQQTPQRLLEVRGRLYELLTHCIPPEIIMKGLLTELLNNCDGQLKGEVAQMAAFYEHRLQLGSKAIYHLEAFVAKFMAIYKKFMEDGLDDIMF, from the exons ATGAGCCTCTGGGCGGACAAGCACCGGCCCGGCGCCCTCGGCCGCCTCGACTTCCACCGCGAGCAGGCGGCGCGGCTCCGCAACCTG GTTCAGTGTGGTGACTTTCCTCATCTGTTGGTGTATGGACCAtcaggagctggaaaaaagACAAGAATAATGTGTTTGTTAAAGGAATTATATGGTGCAGGAGTGGAAAAACTGAGGATTGAGCATCAGAGTATAAcg GCACCTTCTAAGAAGAAGATTGAAATTAGCACCATTGCAAGTAATTATCACCTCGAAGTTAACCCAAG TGATGCGGGAAACAATGACCGTGTGGTAATTCAGGAGCTCTTGAAGACAGTGGCACAGTCCCAGCAGCTTGAGACAAGTACTCAACGAGATTTTAAAG TGGTGCTGTTAACAGAAGTTGACAAACTTACTAAAGACGCTCAGCATGCTTTGCGAAGAACAATGGAGAAGTACATGGCGACCTGCAGGTTGATCCTGTGCTGCAACTCAATGTCAAAAATTATAGGACCCATTCAAAGCAGATGCCTGGCTGTACGagtgcctgctcccagcactgaagAT ATCTGCCATGTCTTGTCCAGTGTGTGTAAGAAAGAAGGCCTGACTCTTCCTCAGGAACTGGCTCAAAGGATTGCAGAGAAATCTGGCAGGAACCTTCGGAAAGCACTACTTATGTGTGAGTCCTGCAGAGTACAACA GTATCCTTTTACTGCTGATCAAGACATTCCTGAGATGGACTGGGAAATTTATTTGAGAGAAACTGCAAATGCTATTGTTGGTCAACAGACACCACAAAG GCTTTTAGAAGTCCGTGGACGGCTTTATGAACTCCTGACACACTGCATCCCTCCTGAGATTATAATGAAG gGTCTCTTGACAGAACTTCTAAATAATTGTGATGGACAACTGAAAGGAGAAGTCGCACAGATGGCGGCCTTCTATGAACACCGCTTGCAACTGGGCAGCAAAGCCATTTATCATCTGGAAGCATTTGTTGCAAAGTTTATGGCAATTTACAAGAAGTTCATGGAGGATGGGCTGGATGACATAATGTTCTAA